From Acidobacteriota bacterium, a single genomic window includes:
- a CDS encoding transporter → MSRQETGENEVTQESRDLGFGAKVASESRLRFLNRDGSFNVARTGMGRLTTLNVYHYSLTMSWSAFLGLVLLLYFVSNVFFGLIYSAFGADALVDTSSIPFENIFVRAFFFSVQTFATIGYGTIHPVGFWPNMIVTIESYYSLLANALITGVVFARFARPTARIIFSENAIVAPYRDLTGLMFRIANSRNNQLIDVNAQVAFSRFCEENGRIVRKFDLLKLERSNVSFFPLAWTVVHPIDESSPMFGMTEADFKRIDAELLILLSATDETFAQSVHARSSYKTGEIRFGYKFATMYNPIENHEPISIDIRKLSAIEKAD, encoded by the coding sequence ATGTCCCGACAAGAAACCGGAGAGAACGAAGTAACCCAGGAGAGCCGAGATCTTGGATTTGGGGCCAAGGTAGCCTCAGAAAGCCGGCTGCGGTTTCTGAATCGAGACGGTTCGTTTAACGTCGCCCGGACCGGAATGGGGCGACTCACGACCCTCAACGTCTATCATTACTCGCTTACGATGTCCTGGTCGGCGTTCCTTGGACTCGTTTTGCTTCTCTATTTCGTTAGCAACGTCTTTTTCGGGCTGATTTACTCGGCGTTCGGAGCCGACGCCCTGGTCGATACTTCGTCGATACCGTTTGAGAACATTTTTGTGAGGGCGTTCTTCTTTTCCGTTCAAACCTTTGCCACGATCGGTTACGGTACGATCCATCCCGTCGGTTTTTGGCCGAATATGATCGTGACGATCGAATCGTATTACAGCCTGCTCGCCAATGCCCTCATCACCGGTGTCGTCTTCGCCCGTTTTGCACGGCCGACGGCGCGGATCATCTTCAGCGAGAACGCGATTGTCGCGCCGTATCGGGACCTCACCGGACTGATGTTCCGCATCGCGAACAGCCGAAACAACCAACTGATCGACGTCAACGCGCAGGTCGCATTTTCGAGATTTTGCGAAGAGAACGGACGGATCGTCCGAAAATTCGATCTTCTGAAGCTCGAAAGATCGAACGTGTCATTCTTTCCGCTGGCTTGGACGGTTGTCCATCCGATCGACGAATCATCGCCGATGTTCGGTATGACCGAGGCCGATTTCAAACGCATCGACGCCGAGTTGCTTATCCTGCTTTCCGCGACCGATGAGACGTTCGCGCAGTCTGTTCACGCCCGTTCATCGTACAAGACCGGAGAGATCCGCTTTGGCTATAAATTTGCGACGATGTACAACCCGATCGAAAATCACGAACCGATCTCGATCGACATCCGCAAGCTTTCGGCGATCGAAAAGGCCGACTGA
- a CDS encoding riboflavin synthase, which produces MFTGIIEELGKVSSLDKSASGARIRIAAKVVTAETKDGDSIAVNGVCLTALGVEKDSFTADVSGETLKMTTLGSLAAGTPVNLERAVTPATRLGGHIVQGHVDARGTFVSAGRSGDFWTVRIGFPNEIGKYLIYKGSISVEGISLTVAELGDDWFEIAIIPKTWTMTNLSSLKSGDAVNLETDMIAKYVERILTHSAADKPTEVTMEKLGELGYLK; this is translated from the coding sequence GTGTTTACGGGAATTATCGAAGAACTTGGAAAGGTCTCGTCGCTCGACAAAAGCGCGTCGGGCGCCCGGATCCGGATCGCGGCGAAGGTCGTTACGGCAGAGACGAAGGACGGCGACTCAATCGCGGTCAATGGTGTCTGTTTGACGGCGCTCGGAGTTGAAAAAGACTCGTTTACGGCCGATGTTTCGGGCGAAACGCTGAAAATGACGACGCTTGGATCGCTCGCCGCGGGGACGCCCGTCAATCTCGAACGCGCCGTGACGCCGGCGACGCGCCTCGGCGGGCATATCGTTCAAGGTCACGTCGATGCCCGCGGAACGTTCGTTTCGGCGGGCAGAAGCGGCGATTTCTGGACCGTCCGAATCGGATTTCCGAACGAGATCGGAAAGTATCTGATCTACAAGGGATCGATCTCGGTTGAAGGCATTTCGTTGACGGTCGCCGAACTCGGGGATGACTGGTTCGAGATCGCGATCATTCCGAAAACCTGGACGATGACGAATCTCTCGTCACTCAAATCGGGTGACGCGGTCAATCTCGAAACCGATATGATCGCAAAATATGTCGAACGGATCCTGACGCATTCGGCGGCTGACAAGCCGACGGAGGTAACGATGGAGAAGTTAGGGGAACTCGGATACTTGAAGTGA
- a CDS encoding GNAT family N-acetyltransferase, translating into MNIIEAKSPEQIELARHLFVEYQAWFGLALCFQNFDEELANLPGEYARPDGRLWLAYESNELAGCIALRKLEEGICEMKRLFVRDGFRGKGIGVALIETLIAEAKALGYKKLRLDTYPPKMEKAVCLYESYGFREIPPYYHNPYGETLFLELDLYVD; encoded by the coding sequence ATGAACATCATCGAGGCCAAATCTCCGGAACAGATCGAACTCGCGCGGCATCTTTTCGTCGAGTATCAGGCGTGGTTCGGACTCGCGCTTTGCTTTCAGAATTTCGACGAAGAACTCGCTAACTTGCCGGGCGAATACGCGCGGCCGGATGGCCGTCTCTGGCTCGCATACGAATCGAACGAACTTGCCGGTTGCATCGCGCTCAGAAAACTCGAAGAAGGAATCTGCGAAATGAAGCGGCTTTTTGTCCGCGACGGGTTTCGCGGAAAGGGAATCGGCGTTGCGCTGATCGAAACGCTGATCGCCGAAGCAAAAGCACTCGGTTACAAGAAACTCCGCCTCGACACCTATCCCCCGAAAATGGAAAAAGCCGTGTGTCTCTACGAATCCTACGGCTTCCGCGAAATCCCTCCGTATTACCACAACCCCTACGGCGAGACGCTATTCCTGGAACTTGATCTTTATGTAGATTAG
- a CDS encoding FAD-dependent oxidoreductase produces the protein MLNNNDFDLGIEGFRFSDLFDAGRLKDLADAFYAEVADREPVLHEALVNYISARGEGIEKRAASNILTDAAPHLSEFVARLFGIERERDQFQRTILRQSPIWQYKFFVQRRAAKKYGADKVAELAANDLTQAIRELQFAAFDETIPFDEELAVATMTAKLADAEEELTKDVEASQKTRETIAKIGDAYRKLEQKTFGKIFEKNILEIEGSGDLLQIKAALQILEQWSAIQFHGKTRKWYSFKTPHPIDYQNLVHLHRPDQKLHSIMRGHDANLRRRDGFKLTDHRGTQRDALAEIDYCLICHERDKDSCSTGLREKDGAPKRNPLGIKTEGCPLDEKISEMHLMKKQGDSIASLALVTIDNPMCAGTGHRICNDCMKGCIFQKQEPVNIPLAETASLTDVLNLPYGFEIYNLLTRWNPLNAKQPYQLPYNGKNVLVVGLGPAGYTLAHYLLNEGFGVIGVDGLKIEPLPDSWTGNLGKATPKPIKDLSEITDELDERVLSGFGGVSEYGITVRWDKNFLTMMQLMLFRRKRFRAFGGVRFGGTLTIEDAWEFGFDHIAIATGAGRPTIVPMKNNLIRGIRKASDFLMALQLTGAFKKDTLSNLQVRLPAVVIGGGLTGIDTATELMAYYPVQVEKMLAYFEDIAAEIGEEGAWKAFDEEEKKVMGEFLVHGKAIREERKRAAEAGEEPNFVPLLEKWGGVALVYRKRLQDSPAYRLNHEEIQKAFEEGISIIELMSPTEAVPDEYGAIRALVFEKQNYDAETGKFSRAGEFVTLPARTVCVAAGTSPNVIYEKEKPGTFKLDEWRQFFQPFKLERNGDGKFHAVEATRDETGFFTSYERDGKFISYYGDNHPKYAGNVVKAMASAKFGYEKVVELFADEIKALSQNDRDSIFDKLEATLDEQLKAYVVKVERLTPTIVDVIVKAPLQARKFEPGQFYRLQNYETTAPVINGKRLMMEGLALTGAWTDKEKGLLSMIVLEMGTSSRLCALLKEGEEVVVMGPTGTPTEIPENETVMLAGGGLGNAVLFSIAKAMREKNNKVIYFAGYKNGADMYKREEIEKATDQVIWATDAGVEIEPQRPHDAHFRGNIVQAMVAYAEGKLGTKTVELSDVDRIIAIGSDRMMNGVKEARFNALMPYLKEKHTAIGSINSPMQCMMKEVCAQCLQRHVNPHTGEEFFVFSCFNQDQDLDFVDFKNLNDRLRANSIQEKLTNMWFDVSVSGER, from the coding sequence CGTCCAACGCCGCGCAGCGAAGAAGTATGGCGCCGATAAAGTCGCGGAACTCGCGGCGAACGACCTGACCCAGGCGATCCGGGAACTTCAGTTCGCGGCTTTTGACGAAACCATCCCGTTCGACGAAGAACTGGCGGTCGCGACGATGACCGCAAAACTGGCCGATGCCGAAGAGGAACTGACGAAAGACGTCGAAGCCTCTCAAAAAACGCGCGAGACGATTGCGAAGATCGGCGACGCGTATCGCAAACTCGAACAGAAAACGTTTGGCAAGATTTTCGAAAAGAACATTCTCGAGATCGAAGGCTCCGGGGATTTGCTGCAGATCAAAGCCGCGCTTCAGATCCTCGAACAGTGGTCCGCGATCCAGTTTCACGGCAAAACGCGGAAATGGTACTCATTCAAAACGCCGCATCCGATCGACTATCAGAATCTCGTTCATCTGCATCGGCCGGATCAAAAACTGCACAGCATTATGCGCGGCCACGATGCGAATCTGCGCCGCCGCGACGGATTCAAACTCACGGACCACCGCGGGACGCAGCGCGATGCCTTGGCCGAGATCGATTATTGCCTGATCTGCCACGAACGCGACAAGGACAGCTGCTCGACAGGTCTGCGTGAGAAAGACGGCGCGCCGAAGCGCAACCCGCTCGGCATCAAGACCGAGGGTTGCCCGCTCGACGAGAAGATATCGGAAATGCATTTGATGAAAAAGCAGGGCGATTCGATCGCCTCGCTCGCGTTGGTGACGATCGACAACCCGATGTGCGCCGGAACCGGTCACCGCATCTGCAACGACTGTATGAAGGGCTGCATTTTCCAGAAGCAGGAGCCGGTGAACATTCCGCTTGCCGAGACCGCGAGTCTGACCGACGTGTTGAATCTTCCATACGGTTTTGAGATCTACAATCTGCTGACGCGCTGGAATCCGCTCAACGCAAAGCAGCCGTATCAGTTGCCCTACAACGGCAAGAACGTGCTTGTCGTCGGGCTCGGGCCGGCAGGCTACACGTTGGCACATTATCTTCTGAACGAAGGATTCGGCGTCATCGGCGTTGACGGTCTGAAGATCGAGCCGCTTCCGGATTCGTGGACCGGAAATCTTGGCAAGGCGACGCCGAAGCCGATCAAGGATCTTTCGGAGATCACGGACGAACTTGATGAACGCGTTCTCTCCGGGTTCGGCGGGGTTTCCGAATACGGCATCACCGTTCGCTGGGACAAGAACTTCCTGACGATGATGCAGCTGATGCTCTTCCGCCGCAAGCGTTTTCGAGCCTTCGGCGGCGTGCGTTTCGGCGGCACGCTGACGATCGAGGACGCGTGGGAATTCGGCTTTGACCATATCGCGATCGCGACCGGGGCCGGTCGTCCGACGATCGTCCCGATGAAGAACAATTTGATCCGCGGAATCCGCAAGGCGAGCGATTTTCTGATGGCGCTGCAACTGACCGGCGCTTTCAAAAAAGACACGCTTTCGAATTTGCAGGTCCGCCTTCCGGCGGTGGTCATCGGCGGCGGACTGACCGGAATCGACACGGCGACGGAGTTGATGGCGTATTATCCCGTCCAAGTTGAAAAGATGCTCGCGTACTTCGAAGATATCGCGGCGGAGATCGGCGAAGAAGGCGCTTGGAAAGCTTTCGACGAGGAAGAAAAGAAGGTTATGGGCGAGTTTCTCGTCCACGGAAAAGCGATCCGCGAAGAGCGAAAACGTGCAGCCGAGGCCGGCGAAGAGCCGAATTTTGTGCCGCTCCTCGAAAAATGGGGCGGCGTCGCGCTCGTTTATCGCAAACGCCTGCAGGATTCGCCCGCCTATCGTCTGAACCACGAGGAAATCCAGAAAGCATTCGAAGAGGGAATCAGTATCATTGAATTGATGTCGCCGACCGAGGCGGTTCCCGATGAGTATGGCGCGATTCGCGCGCTGGTGTTCGAAAAACAAAACTACGATGCGGAGACCGGCAAGTTCTCGCGCGCCGGAGAGTTTGTCACGCTCCCGGCGCGGACCGTCTGCGTTGCCGCCGGAACCTCGCCGAACGTCATTTACGAAAAGGAAAAACCGGGAACTTTCAAGCTCGACGAATGGCGCCAGTTTTTTCAGCCGTTCAAACTCGAAAGGAACGGCGACGGGAAATTTCACGCCGTCGAGGCGACCAGGGACGAAACCGGATTCTTCACTTCGTACGAACGCGATGGAAAGTTCATCTCGTATTACGGCGACAATCATCCCAAGTACGCCGGAAACGTCGTCAAGGCGATGGCGTCAGCCAAGTTCGGCTACGAAAAGGTCGTCGAACTCTTCGCCGACGAAATCAAGGCGCTCTCGCAAAACGACAGGGATTCGATCTTCGACAAACTCGAAGCGACGCTCGACGAACAGCTCAAGGCTTACGTCGTGAAGGTCGAACGGCTGACGCCGACGATCGTCGATGTCATCGTCAAAGCTCCGCTTCAGGCGCGAAAATTCGAGCCCGGCCAGTTCTATCGCTTGCAGAATTACGAAACGACGGCGCCGGTCATCAACGGCAAGCGTCTAATGATGGAAGGCCTCGCGCTGACCGGCGCGTGGACGGACAAGGAAAAAGGCCTTCTTTCGATGATCGTCCTCGAAATGGGAACCTCGTCGCGTCTTTGCGCGCTGCTCAAAGAAGGCGAGGAAGTGGTCGTGATGGGACCGACCGGAACTCCGACCGAGATCCCTGAGAACGAAACGGTGATGCTCGCCGGCGGCGGACTCGGAAACGCCGTGCTCTTTTCGATCGCCAAGGCGATGCGCGAGAAGAACAACAAGGTGATCTATTTCGCCGGCTACAAGAACGGCGCCGATATGTACAAGCGGGAAGAGATCGAGAAAGCGACCGACCAGGTCATCTGGGCGACCGACGCCGGCGTCGAGATCGAACCGCAACGGCCGCACGACGCGCATTTCCGCGGGAACATCGTGCAGGCGATGGTCGCTTATGCGGAAGGCAAGCTCGGGACGAAAACAGTCGAATTGAGCGATGTCGACCGCATCATCGCGATCGGTTCGGACCGGATGATGAACGGCGTCAAGGAGGCGAGATTCAACGCGTTGATGCCGTATCTGAAGGAAAAACACACGGCCATCGGTTCGATCAACTCGCCGATGCAATGCATGATGAAGGAAGTCTGCGCGCAGTGCCTGCAGCGACACGTCAACCCGCATACCGGCGAAGAGTTTTTCGTGTTTTCGTGTTTCAATCAGGATCAAGACCTCGATTTCGTCGATTTCAAGAACCTGAACGATCGTCTGCGGGCGAATTCGATTCAGGAGAAACTGACGAATATGTGGTTTGATGTTTCAGTGAGCGGTGAGCGGTGA